Proteins encoded by one window of Rattus rattus isolate New Zealand chromosome 10, Rrattus_CSIRO_v1, whole genome shotgun sequence:
- the Adss2 gene encoding adenylosuccinate synthetase isozyme 2, with translation MSISESSPAATSLPNGDCGRPRARPGGNRVTVVLGAQWGDEGKGKVVDLLAQDADIVCRCQGGNNAGHTVVVDSVEYDFHLLPSGIINPNVTAFIGNGVVIHLPGLFEEAEKNVQKGKGLDGWEKRLIISDRAHIVFDFHQAADGIQEQQRQEQAGKNLGTTKKGIGPVYSSKAARSGLRMCDLVSDFDGFSERFKVLANQYKSIYPTLEIDIEGELQQLKGYMERIKPMVRDGVYFLYEALHGPPKKILVEGANAALLDIDFGTYPFVTSSNCTVGGVCTGLGMPPQNVGEVYGVVKAYTTRVGIGAFPTEQDNEIGELLQTRGREFGVTTGRKRRCGWLDLVLLKYAHMINGFTALALTKLDILDMFTEIKVGVAYKLDGETIPHFPANQEVLNKVEVQYKTLPGWNTDISNARTFKELPVNAQNYVRFIEDELQIPVKWIGVGKSRESMIQLF, from the exons ATGTCGATCTCTGAGAGCAGCCCGGCGGCTACTTCCCTGCCGAACGGCGACTGCGGCCGCCCCAGGGCGCGGCCTGGAGGGAACCGGGTGACTGTGGTGCTGGGAGCGCAGTGGGGCGACGAGGGCAAAGGGAAGGTGGTGGATCTGCTGGCGCAGGACGCCGACATCGTGTGCCGTTGCCAG GGAGGAAATAACGCTGGCCACACAGTTGTCGTAGACTCAGTGGAGTATGACTTTCACCTCTTACCTAGTGGGATAATCAACCCAAATGTCACTGCCTTCATTG GCAATGGAGTGGTAATTCATCTTCCTGGACTGTttgaagaagcagagaaaaatgttcaaaagGGGAAAG GTCTAGATGGCTGGGAAAAAAGGCTTATCATATCGGACAGAGCTCATATTG TGTTTGACTTTCATCAAGCAGCTGATGGTATCCAGGAACAGCAGAGACAAGAGCAAGCAGGAAAAAA tttgggTACCACAAAAAAGGGTATCGGCCCTGTATATTCCTCTAAAGCTGCTCGGAGTGGACTTCGGATGTGTGATCTTGTTTCTGACTTCGATGGCTTCTCTGAGAG GTTCAAAGTTCTAGCTAACCAGTATAAATCTATATATCCGACTTTGGAAATAGACATTGAAGGTGAATTACAACAACTCAAG GGTTATATGGAAAGGATTAAACCGATGGTGAGAGATGGAGTTTATTTCCTATATGAGGCCCTCCATGGACCCCCCAAGAAAATCTTGGTAGAAGGTGCGAACGCAGCACTGTTAGATATTGACTTTG gaACTTACCCTTTTGTAACCTCTTCAAACTGCACTGTTGGAGGTGTCTGTACAGGTCTGGGTATGCCCCCTCAAAATGTTGGAGAAGTGTATGGAGTTGTGAAAGCTTACACCACTAGAGTTGGGATTGGTGCCTTTCCCACAGAGCAAGACAAT GAAATTGGAGAATTATTACAAACACGGGGTAGAGAATTTGGAGTAACtactgggaggaaaagaagatgcGGCTGGTTGGACCTTGTCTTACTCAAATACGCTCACATGATCAATGGATTTACTGC gTTGGCCCTTACCAAGTTGGATATTTTGGATATGTTTACGGAGATCAAAGTCGGAGTTGCTTACAAATTAGATGGGGAAACCATACCTCATTTCCCAG CAAACCAAGAAGTCTTAAATAAAGTGGAAGTTCAGTATAAGACTCTCCCAGGATGGAACACAGATATATCTAATGCAAGGACATTTAAGGAGCTACCTGTCAATGCACAAAATTATGTTCGGTTTATTGAAGATGAGCTTCAAATACCAG TTAAATGGATTGGTGTGGGTAAATCCAGAGAGTCCATGATTCAGCTCTTCTAA